Within the Desulfobacterales bacterium genome, the region GCACCGGAAACCGCATGCACCCATAACCCAGCACCGATAGTTTATCCCCGTTTTTGGGTACATCTCGATAAAGCATCGTACTCCTCCACTCCTGAGTCGAGCGTTTTAAATATCAAAAATTATCTAAAAAAGTAAGCCCCCAATCTTTATGCTGATTGAGGGCCTAAAATCCAGATCTACATATATGTCAAGATGTTATAATCTTTATGGGTGACTCAAATTTTTTACAATTTGTTCATATTTGGGGTCAAAACGGAATATCGTCATCCTCGGGTGCCTGAATGGGCCCACCGGGTGCACCTCCGGCTGCCGGACCACTCGGTTTATAGGCATCACCGGCATCCCTTGAACCCAGCATGAGCATCTGAGAGGCAACGATCTCGGTGGTATATCTTTTAACGCCATCCTTGTCTTCCCAGTCCCGGGTCTGAATACGTCCCTCGATGTAAATCTGTTTGCCTTTTGAAAGGTATTCGCCGCAAATTTCGCCCAATTTGCCGAAGGCGACAATCCGGTGCCATTCGGTGCGGGTTTCTTTTTCGCCCTCCTTGTTGGTCCAGGTCTCCGAAGTAGCGATGCTGAAATTAGCAACCGCCAGGCCGCTGGGCGTGTATCGCACCTCCGGGTCCCGACCTAGATTTCCGATCAGAATGGCTTTGTTCAAACCGTTGGCCATTTGTACCCTCCCCCCTGTTGATATTTAGTGTGATTGATTTTTGATACAGCAAAGGTAGCACAATGTCAATCCACCTGGATTTTCGTTTCTGGATGGACCTTTTTCCAATGAGCTGCGTTCTCCGCGGATTTCAGCCTTCAGCGTACTTCAAGTACGCTGAAAACTAAAATCCTTGTGCGGCCTGGCTCATTGAAAAAATTTCTCACCCAGAAAAGAAAATCAAGT harbors:
- the ssb gene encoding single-stranded DNA-binding protein — translated: MANGLNKAILIGNLGRDPEVRYTPSGLAVANFSIATSETWTNKEGEKETRTEWHRIVAFGKLGEICGEYLSKGKQIYIEGRIQTRDWEDKDGVKRYTTEIVASQMLMLGSRDAGDAYKPSGPAAGGAPGGPIQAPEDDDIPF